The Echinicola jeungdonensis genome segment TAATTGCTGGGCCAAAGTCAGGTCCATACCTAATGCCTGGGCAATAAAAACTGCCGCCACCCCTTGGTAAAGGCTGGTACCATCCATATTTACAGTGGCACCCAAAGGCAAAACAAAGCTACTTACCTCCTCAGAAACTCCAATTTCCTTTTCTACCTGCCGCATGGTCACAGGTAAGGTGGCAGAACTTGAACTCGTTGAGAAGGCCAATAACTGCGCTGGTCGGATGGCTTTGAAAAAATCTAAATACCTGACTTTCGTAAACAATTTTAAAACGGAAGGATAAATGGCCAGGATCAAAAACAGCAATCCCCCAACTACTACCAAACTATATTTCAATAAGGCCAATAACAATTCAAGGGCTGAGCCTGGGTTATCTCCTGCAATCTCAACTATTAAGGAAGCCATTAATGCAAATACCCCATAGGGAGCAATGATCATGATAAATCCCACAATTTTGATCACTACCTCATTAAGGCCATCAAAAAAAGCGATGACCGGGGCCGATTTAGATTTTGGAATCTGCAATAGCGCTATCCCAACTAAAATGGCAAAAAACACCACTTGTAACATGCTGGCATTATCGGCCGCAGCTTGGAAAACATTTTCAGGAACAATATCCTGTAGGGGTTTGAGGGGGCTTTGTTCTTGAAATCTTTCTGCCTGAGAGGTCTTGGACCCAACATCTTCATCAAACTGAGCCATCAAATTATCCCGGGTTTCTTCGGGCAAATTTTTACCTGGCTGGAAGATGTTAACCAATAATAGGCCAGAGGAAATGGCAATTACCGTAGTACAGATATAAGTGGCAATGGTCTTGCCCCCTATCCTGCTTAATTTGGATATGTCTCCCAAATTGGAAACCCCTACGATTAGGGAAGCCAAAACCAGGGGAACCGCTATCATCTTCAGGGCATTGATAAAAATGGTCCCAATTGGCTTGATGTAATTGATGGTAAAATCCGGGGAAATTTCACCCTTGATAATAACCAAGCCAAAAACCAGGCCCAACACCAAGCCAATAATTATCTGTGTATGCAGCGGTATTTTTTTTAACATATCACTGGGCTTATTACCCTTTTGGCTCCAATTTGCTTAACCTGTTTAACAAAAGATAATCTGCCAATACCAAAGCCGTCATGGCCTCTACAATAGGAACTGCTCGGGGAACCACGCAAGGATCATGTCTTCCCTTACCTGAAACTGTCACGGATTCTCCACCTTCATTAACACTTTGTTGGTCCTTCATAATGGTGGCCACTGGCTTAAAGGCTACTTTAAAATATATGTCTTCTCCATTGGAAATACCTCCCTGGATACCTCCGGAATGGTTGGTTTTTGTTCTTACCCGGTCCCCTTCTTGATAGAATTCATCATTATGCTCAGACCCTCTCATGATAACACCCTCAAAGCCGCTCCCAAATTCAAATCCTTTTACGGCATTGATGCTCAGCATGGCTTTTCCCAATTCTGCATGCAAACGGTCAAATACTGGTTCTCCTAATCCTGGAGGCACCTCCTGAGCAACACAGGTAACCACCCCACCAATTGTATCCCGGCTTTTTCTAATTTCATCGATATATTCGATCATATCTTCTGCCACCTTGGGATCCGGGCAACGAACAATGTTCTTTTCAATTTCTGAAAAATCCAGTTCCTGATAGGGTTTCTCCAGTTTTATTTGCCCTGCCTGGCTTACAAAAGCATTGATTTTCACACCAAAATGCCCCAACAGAAGTTTTGCCACGGCCCCTGCAGCTACTCTGGCTGCAGTTTCTCTGGCACTGCTTCTTCCTCCCCCACGGTAATCCCTTACACCATATTTTTCATAATATGTATAATCAGCATGTGAAGGACGGAATTTGTCCGCAATATGGGAATAATCCTTACTTTTCTGATCAGTATTTAATATGACAATGGATATGGGGGTACCAGTTGTCTTTCCTTCAAATACACCGGAAAGAATCTGACATTCATCTTCCTCTTTCCTTTGTGTGGTGATTTTTGATTGCCCTGGCTTTCTTCTTTGAAGTTCAGCACGGATAAATTCTTCATCAATAGGAAGTCCGGCAGGACATCCGTCGATAATCACACCCAGCCCTTTTCCGTGAGATTCACCAAAGGTGCTTATCTTAAATACTTTTCCAAATGAATTCCCCATTACCTTTTTTTCATGATCATAATGGCCAGCATAATTACTGCGCCAACTAATAGCAAATTGATAAAAGTCGAAAAATAATACTTATATCGCTGGTTTAAAAGCTTATTGTCCTCAAGTTCTATGAAATCATAAATTCCACCTAACCTGGTAGAAGAAATAGACTCATTAATTTTGCTTTCACCCACCACATTCAAAATGGCTTGGGGCCTTAGGGTATCATACCTTTCCAGACCGGTATTGAAATATACCCATTCAAAATGGTTACTTAAGGGCAGTTTTCCAGGCTCATTGACCGTCAAATAATATTCGAATTCCTTCGTCCCGGTTACCCGGCCCCTTCCCCGGTTAATTTGCTGCCTCTCATTGGGGTCATAAGTATTCAGCTTTTGGATATTTTTCTTTTGGGGAGCATTGATGGAGTTAATATTACCTTCACCGCGGATTGCAAAATTATAGGTTATCCCTTCTCCGGTTTCCACCTTTTTCTCTTCAAAATTTTCCATCAACCTGAATTGTCCCACACTTACTTCATTTTTCAATGGGTGAGGAGGTAATGGTTTAACTTTAATGGTTTTCCCCTTGGCATGAAAGGTTTTATAACTTTCCTGCCTATTATTCCCGAAGAAGGTGGGATTTTTGGCCACTTTATACTTGATCATCTCCCATTCTATATCCGGCAATTGAATTTCACCTTCATTGAAAGGATAAAAGGTAGCCTCATACACTTTAAATCTGGTCCAGTTTTTTCCATCTATCCGTACCCTTTCAGGTTGGATATTGGTAATGTTAAAATTTTCTTCCCATGCATGGGTGGGCTTTATTTTTTTGACAATTTTTTCCAATTGTTTACCTGGCTCATAAAAATCAAATGGTGCTTGGTTGGTTTCTGCCATAAAAAAAGCCAAGCTGACATTAAATCCCTCGCCAACGTACACTTCCTCCTTGTCTACATTCATGGAAAAAAAAGCCTCATCATCCAATTCAATAAATTCCTGCTCTTCCCCGTCTGAGCTTCCAAAGAAATCATCAAAGGAGTCTGTGGACCTCCTTTGAGCCGCTGACGCCTGTTTGGGATCCGTAACTTTAATTTCTTTCCCAGGAGATGAAACCGGGTTGCCATTGAGCTGCATGGTAAAGTCCTCAAGAATAAATGTCCCTTTCCTCAGTGGTTTATAGTACTGGACAATACTATTGGTACTGTTCATTTGGCCATTGACCACACTCATAGAAGAAGATTGGGAAATTCCCTGCTTTTGGAACCCATTTATTTCCGGAAACTGGTCATAAGACTTTATTTTTTCATCTGAAATAGTTATTTTTATGCTGAAAGTTTGATTTATCCCTACCTCGCTAGGCCCTAATTCCACCTGTACCCCTTGGCCAAGAGCAAATGTGGTTATCATAGAAAGTAAAAATACTAGATTGAGGTAAAGCTTCGTTCTTTTCATAAATGCAGCGCTGGACTAAATTATTAACGCAAAATAACAAGGATATTTTAAACGCAACAAATTTGGGAAAGTGCCGTATCTGATTTTAGTTATTGTTTAACATAAATTAAAAGAATTACCATGTTGGAATATGTTAAAACCATTTTAATGAAGGTGAGTTTTGACAAAAAACTTTTCGAGAAAGAGTTAAGGAAAGGCCTCAATTTGCTAGCGCCTTCAGAGCTGAGAGAGTTTAAAGATTGGTGTTATAAGACTTTCGCCAAGATTTACTTGGCGGTGTTGAATAAGTATTTTGTTAAACTTGCCTAAAGTTTAGCCCTTGATTAAGGGGCTTTTTTTAACCCAGATCTTGATTTCAATTTCCCAATAAAAACGCAAAGGCAAATTATCATGTTGATATTTGCCTTTGCGTTTTGAATTTTAGTGGAAGGTAAACCGGATTGATAAGGCAATCTCATCACCCCACCAACCAGAATAACCGCTCAGATTAAATGCAGGTTTATAATCCAATGACAAGTTCACGGGAGCATCTACAAATTTATAATCTAAACCAATGATCCCATCTATACCAAAAATGGTATAATCTCTGTCGGGATTACCAAATGGGTGATCACTATCTCTTCCCCAAGACCCAAGGTGAAGACCACCTCCATAGAACCAACGAAGACCTCTAATTTCCCTCACATTTCGGTGTTTCTCATAAAGGCCGGTAATTAATAAGCCCCTCCACCGGGTGTGAAGAATCCCCTCAATAGCGTCATCCCGCTCTAAAAAGTGCTTAACGGTCAACCCATTGGTTACACCTGCACGGAGGCCTACCCCGGTCCGGTAAGTCTGAGCTTCTGCTTCATTGCAAAGCACAATGACCATCAGCGCAAAAACAGCTATAATTGCTTTTTTCAACATAAAATAATTGGTTTAATTTATGAAAATGTAATAATCTCATCTGGTGTAATACAAGAATCCAGCGATATATCATGGGATTCTATTTCTATCATTTTTTCCGGTGGAAAAAATGACAAACCTACTTTTTCCACTAGGGGCGAAAGTTCTTTCAGAAAACGGTCATAAAAACCCTTTCCATATCCTATTCTATTACCTTTCAAATCATATGCCAAAAGTGGGACAAACACCAATTGGATCAAGTGCTTTTCTACTAATTCTACCTGATCCGGAATCGGTATTCCCCACTGGTCTTTAGTAAACAAGGTCTTTTCCAATAATTTAACGGTTTTCATTTCACCGCTATCAAAATCCGATATGGAGGTGTAAACATTCTTCCCCACGGCCAATAATTGATCCAATAATGGAAAAGTATTTATCTCATAGAGCCTGTCGATGGGTAAAAACAAATGCATATGTTCCACTTCAGGTTTTCCTTCCAGGAAACTAAAGGCTTGATTGGTAATTACATGGGAATATTTTCGCCTTTGGTCTGCCCCTAAATCTTTTCTTTTTTGCTTATATGCTTTTCTGAGCCTAGCCTTTGGATCCATCCTTTTCTAAAATAATAAAATCAAATTCCAATGGGTCAAAGTTTTGATGAAGTTCTTCGATAAATCCAGAATTTTCAAGGTAGTAAGGAAGAAAATTATCTTTACGTTCTTGAGCTACCCCACCCGGGAATAAGATTTCCTTAATTTCACCCATTTGTCTTAGGCCTATTTCCAAACGTTTTTCCTCCGCCCTTCTGAGTTTTTTACCAAAATGATCCAAAACTTTGTTGGCCCTGACCTTAGCAGCCTCTGATGATGGATTCAAGGAAGGATCAATTTCCGCTGCACTCTCGCCCAGTTCATCAAAAAGGTCTGAAATGATTTTATGCTCTTTCTCCAACTCTAAATCTGAAATAGAGTTCCTTTTGACATATTCTTTTTTCCAATCCTGATAATTTTCAAACACATCCGCTTTCTCCAATTCCAAAGCTTTCATTTTCCGCTGCACCTTTACATCAAAGATCAAGGCAAAATTTCTGGGTAAAAGTAAAGGGAAACTGATTTTATAATGGTCAAACACCAATTTTAATTGCAACCAATAAGCAATTTCTGCTGGACCTCCTAAATAGGCCAAATTGGGCAACACGCACTCCTGATAAAGGGGCCGCATGACTACATTTGGACTAAATTTCTCAGGATTTTCCTCAATCAACCTTAACAATTCATCCTCTGGAAACCTCAGTTCAGTATCTATTATATGATATTCATTACCTTTTTTAACAATCCGAGACCTTAAACCTTTTTCCAGGTAGAAAAAGTTAATTTCCCTTGGAAAAACCTGGCTTTGGTACCCCAACTTTTCCAATTTGGCGGTTTGTTCATTCACCAAATCATTTGCCTTATTGGATAGAATGTCATCCTTTATTACAGGGGCAAAGATTTGCTTCAAAGCAGGGTCATTTCCATCCAGGATAACCAATCCCTTTTCTCCAAAAAGATGATCTACGTATTTTCTAACAGCTTCAGCCAAGTTCCTGGATCCCAAATAAGCTTTTTTGAAAAAATCAGGAACAAAAGTCAGCTCCTTTAGGAGGGCTTCCAATTCCTCATCTTTTACAAAATCTCCTACAGCTCCTTTTTGCTTGCTGTTCCAGGTATATTTTTTCCCCTCGTAAGTAAAATGATTGATTTCCTCAAAATCATGGTCTTCAGTAGCCATCCAATAAACCGGCACAAATCGGTAATCCGTATATTCTTCTGAAAGCTTTTGGGCAAGATTGATGGTGCTAACTATTTTGTATATAAAATAAAGCGGGCCTGTGAACAAATTCAATTGATGGCCGGTGGTAACAGTAAAAGTATTTTCATCAGCCAAAGCCTGAATATTGGAACTGACCGGAGAAGTTAATTCCATATTCCCATATTGGCGTTCAAGGGACTGGACCAGCACCTTTCGTTTTTCTACTTCAAGGTTTCTACTTTTAATGACCTTTTTAAAATTTTCCAGATTTGGAAATTCACAATAAAAGGGCCGGAGCTTTTCATTTTTTCGGATATAATCTATAAAAATGCTGGAAAATTGCCCGGTACACTCCGGCTCAACAGTAGATTTCAACATGAGTTTGACAATTGAGTTGCTGCGCTGTTTTTTGATTATGTTTGTTTAAACTTGAATTTGGGTTATAAAGTTCGTGATTTTTTTCCTGAATACAGGAACGGTTTCCCTTTGGTTTAAACTTTTCAAAAATTATATAAGTAATACTTGTTCAGTACCAAGTACCTTTGATCACAATTTGATGTAAAGTCAAAAAATTTTGGAGAATCCATGAATAATAAAAAAGAATGGCCTGTAAAGGGAATGAGTTGTGCGGCTTGTGCCAACAGTGTTGAAACCACATTGAACAAGCTGAATGGAGTTCGCAGTGCAAGTGTAAATTTTGCCAATCATTCCGCTCTTTTAGAACTTGACAAGGAGGCTGACCCTTTTGCCATCCAAAAGGCTGTTAGGGAAGCAGGTTATGATATCCTTTTGGATGAAAAGGAGGAAGTAGACCTTACAAAAATTCAAAAAGAGGACTATATACAATTAAAAAGAAACACCATTGCAGCAGGGATCCTAGCTGTCCCTGTATTTGTGATGGGCATGTTCTTGCCTCAAATTCCCTATGCTAATTATATAATGTGGGCACTAACCACCCCGGTGCTTTTTATTTTTGGCAGGATTTTTTTTATCAATGCCTTCCGGCAAATCCAACATGGAAAAGCCAATATGGACACCTTGGTAGCCATGAGTACCGGAGTGGCCTATGCATACAGCTCATTGAACACCTTCCTCCCGGAATGGCTGAGCCAAAGGGGCATAACTCCCCATGTGTACTTTGAAGCCGCTGCAGTGATTGTATTTTTCATC includes the following:
- a CDS encoding dicarboxylate/amino acid:cation symporter produces the protein MLKKIPLHTQIIIGLVLGLVFGLVIIKGEISPDFTINYIKPIGTIFINALKMIAVPLVLASLIVGVSNLGDISKLSRIGGKTIATYICTTVIAISSGLLLVNIFQPGKNLPEETRDNLMAQFDEDVGSKTSQAERFQEQSPLKPLQDIVPENVFQAAADNASMLQVVFFAILVGIALLQIPKSKSAPVIAFFDGLNEVVIKIVGFIMIIAPYGVFALMASLIVEIAGDNPGSALELLLALLKYSLVVVGGLLFLILAIYPSVLKLFTKVRYLDFFKAIRPAQLLAFSTSSSSATLPVTMRQVEKEIGVSEEVSSFVLPLGATVNMDGTSLYQGVAAVFIAQALGMDLTLAQQLTIVLTATLASIGTAGVPGAGLIMLIIILESIGVPSAGIALIIAPDRILDMFRTVVNVTGDATVCTVVASTEGELPEGLIRKSNPLTSVDEEDSKETKSTKQKITTGERN
- the aroC gene encoding chorismate synthase translates to MGNSFGKVFKISTFGESHGKGLGVIIDGCPAGLPIDEEFIRAELQRRKPGQSKITTQRKEEDECQILSGVFEGKTTGTPISIVILNTDQKSKDYSHIADKFRPSHADYTYYEKYGVRDYRGGGRSSARETAARVAAGAVAKLLLGHFGVKINAFVSQAGQIKLEKPYQELDFSEIEKNIVRCPDPKVAEDMIEYIDEIRKSRDTIGGVVTCVAQEVPPGLGEPVFDRLHAELGKAMLSINAVKGFEFGSGFEGVIMRGSEHNDEFYQEGDRVRTKTNHSGGIQGGISNGEDIYFKVAFKPVATIMKDQQSVNEGGESVTVSGKGRHDPCVVPRAVPIVEAMTALVLADYLLLNRLSKLEPKG
- a CDS encoding BatD family protein, which codes for MKRTKLYLNLVFLLSMITTFALGQGVQVELGPSEVGINQTFSIKITISDEKIKSYDQFPEINGFQKQGISQSSSMSVVNGQMNSTNSIVQYYKPLRKGTFILEDFTMQLNGNPVSSPGKEIKVTDPKQASAAQRRSTDSFDDFFGSSDGEEQEFIELDDEAFFSMNVDKEEVYVGEGFNVSLAFFMAETNQAPFDFYEPGKQLEKIVKKIKPTHAWEENFNITNIQPERVRIDGKNWTRFKVYEATFYPFNEGEIQLPDIEWEMIKYKVAKNPTFFGNNRQESYKTFHAKGKTIKVKPLPPHPLKNEVSVGQFRLMENFEEKKVETGEGITYNFAIRGEGNINSINAPQKKNIQKLNTYDPNERQQINRGRGRVTGTKEFEYYLTVNEPGKLPLSNHFEWVYFNTGLERYDTLRPQAILNVVGESKINESISSTRLGGIYDFIELEDNKLLNQRYKYYFSTFINLLLVGAVIMLAIMIMKKR
- a CDS encoding 5-formyltetrahydrofolate cyclo-ligase encodes the protein MDPKARLRKAYKQKRKDLGADQRRKYSHVITNQAFSFLEGKPEVEHMHLFLPIDRLYEINTFPLLDQLLAVGKNVYTSISDFDSGEMKTVKLLEKTLFTKDQWGIPIPDQVELVEKHLIQLVFVPLLAYDLKGNRIGYGKGFYDRFLKELSPLVEKVGLSFFPPEKMIEIESHDISLDSCITPDEIITFS
- the bshC gene encoding bacillithiol biosynthesis cysteine-adding enzyme BshC, coding for MLKSTVEPECTGQFSSIFIDYIRKNEKLRPFYCEFPNLENFKKVIKSRNLEVEKRKVLVQSLERQYGNMELTSPVSSNIQALADENTFTVTTGHQLNLFTGPLYFIYKIVSTINLAQKLSEEYTDYRFVPVYWMATEDHDFEEINHFTYEGKKYTWNSKQKGAVGDFVKDEELEALLKELTFVPDFFKKAYLGSRNLAEAVRKYVDHLFGEKGLVILDGNDPALKQIFAPVIKDDILSNKANDLVNEQTAKLEKLGYQSQVFPREINFFYLEKGLRSRIVKKGNEYHIIDTELRFPEDELLRLIEENPEKFSPNVVMRPLYQECVLPNLAYLGGPAEIAYWLQLKLVFDHYKISFPLLLPRNFALIFDVKVQRKMKALELEKADVFENYQDWKKEYVKRNSISDLELEKEHKIISDLFDELGESAAEIDPSLNPSSEAAKVRANKVLDHFGKKLRRAEEKRLEIGLRQMGEIKEILFPGGVAQERKDNFLPYYLENSGFIEELHQNFDPLEFDFIILEKDGSKG